One Deferribacterota bacterium genomic region harbors:
- a CDS encoding ATP-grasp domain-containing protein, translated as MGRLTEDNIKALMREDGLPVGDFYTTDSPSGVDKLANKLNFPIVLKALVPIGKKGKAGAVKFANNLEEARSRAEDLFSMTVRNYPVNKIIIEEKINIAKEFYISFTYDKIKYLPLLIISPEGGVDIEESSEIYQYHIDPFLGLNPFEARSLWIKAGLKGNLIQKLGNITTKLYHFFTKYDDYLLELNPLALTANNDLRIVGTLMGVDDAAMFRHSNLSSIVQIGSEKYWRPLTEREKKSVEVNEADPYRGTARYTEMENGDIGFMCGGGGASLLLFDALVSAGGKPANYSEFGGNPTAEKLYGLCKIILSKPGVKGLLVAQNITNNTQVDLVAEGVVRAIKDLGINPKKFPIIVREAGVNEKVAREIFEKEGIEYYADEITLTEVAEKMVKKMNEVYRSGYNS; from the coding sequence TTGGGAAGGCTAACTGAGGATAATATAAAAGCATTGATGAGAGAAGATGGTTTACCAGTAGGTGATTTTTATACTACTGACTCACCAAGTGGGGTAGATAAATTAGCAAATAAACTAAATTTTCCTATTGTTTTAAAAGCATTAGTTCCTATAGGAAAGAAAGGAAAGGCTGGTGCAGTTAAGTTTGCTAATAATTTAGAGGAAGCTAGAAGTAGGGCAGAAGACTTATTCTCTATGACTGTTAGAAACTACCCAGTTAATAAAATTATAATTGAAGAAAAGATAAATATAGCAAAGGAATTCTACATATCTTTTACCTATGATAAAATTAAATATTTACCTCTTTTAATAATCAGCCCTGAGGGTGGGGTAGATATTGAGGAATCAAGTGAAATATATCAGTACCATATAGATCCATTCTTAGGATTAAACCCTTTTGAGGCAAGATCTTTATGGATTAAAGCAGGACTAAAGGGGAATTTAATACAAAAACTTGGGAATATTACAACTAAATTATATCATTTTTTTACTAAATATGATGACTACCTGTTAGAATTAAATCCACTAGCCTTAACAGCAAATAATGATTTAAGAATAGTCGGAACACTTATGGGAGTGGATGATGCAGCAATGTTTAGGCATAGTAATTTATCCTCAATTGTACAAATTGGCTCTGAAAAATATTGGAGGCCTTTAACAGAAAGAGAAAAAAAATCAGTTGAAGTTAATGAGGCTGACCCTTACAGAGGTACAGCACGATATACAGAAATGGAAAATGGTGATATTGGTTTTATGTGTGGAGGAGGTGGTGCTAGCCTATTGTTATTTGATGCCTTAGTTAGCGCAGGTGGAAAGCCAGCTAACTACTCAGAATTTGGTGGTAACCCAACTGCCGAAAAACTTTATGGACTTTGTAAGATAATCCTATCGAAACCTGGAGTTAAAGGACTATTAGTTGCTCAAAATATTACAAACAATACCCAAGTGGATCTGGTTGCAGAAGGGGTTGTAAGAGCTATAAAGGATTTGGGTATTAATCCAAAAAAATTTCCTATAATTGTTAGAGAAGCAGGAGTTAACGAAAAAGTTGCAAGGGAAATTTTTGAAAAGGAAGGTATTGAATATTATGCAGATGAGATAACTTTAACTGAGGTTGCCGAAAAAATGGTAAAAAAAATGAATGAGGTATATAGAAGTGGCTATAATTCTTGA
- a CDS encoding succinate--CoA ligase subunit alpha encodes MAIILDKNTNIVIQGITGREASMVTRHTLNYGTPILAGVTPGKGGQRVESVSVYNSLELAISKNPAINTTAIYVPPAFVYDAVLEAIFNNIKIIFIATENVPQRDAIKFLKLAKEKGVYIIGPNSVGIISPKYRMKIGAIGGDNVERCFVPGSVGVISRSGGMTAETAFMIKRAGFGVSSAVSIGGDPFIGMKPLDLIKLFGSDDETEAIVMFSEPGTNFEEEVADYLKHNKYNKPIIAFIAGRFTESLPEDTVFGHAGAMISKGIGKPSEKIKKLKDCGVYVADKFDDIQPLLRDALG; translated from the coding sequence GTGGCTATAATTCTTGATAAGAATACAAATATAGTTATACAAGGGATAACTGGCAGGGAAGCATCAATGGTAACAAGACACACCCTTAATTATGGCACTCCTATTTTAGCTGGTGTAACACCTGGTAAGGGAGGGCAAAGAGTGGAGAGTGTTAGCGTATATAATAGTCTTGAATTAGCTATCTCAAAAAATCCAGCTATAAATACTACGGCTATATATGTGCCACCTGCATTTGTTTATGATGCAGTTTTAGAAGCTATATTTAATAATATAAAAATAATTTTTATTGCTACTGAAAATGTACCTCAGAGAGACGCAATAAAATTTCTAAAACTAGCAAAAGAGAAAGGTGTTTATATTATTGGTCCAAACTCTGTTGGTATTATAAGCCCAAAATATAGAATGAAAATAGGTGCAATTGGCGGCGATAATGTTGAGAGATGTTTTGTTCCAGGTAGTGTAGGCGTTATCTCTAGAAGTGGCGGAATGACAGCAGAAACAGCTTTTATGATAAAAAGGGCTGGTTTTGGTGTTAGCTCTGCTGTAAGTATAGGTGGGGATCCTTTTATAGGTATGAAGCCACTAGATCTTATAAAGCTTTTTGGTAGTGATGATGAGACAGAGGCAATTGTTATGTTCTCAGAGCCTGGAACCAACTTCGAAGAAGAGGTTGCCGACTATTTAAAACATAATAAATATAATAAACCTATTATTGCTTTTATTGCAGGTAGATTTACAGAAAGTCTACCAGAGGATACTGTATTTGGTCATGCAGGGGCTATGATCTCTAAAGGTATAGGTAAGCCTTCTGAAAAAATAAAAAAGCTGAAAGATTGTGGGGTATATGTTGCTGATAAATTTGATGATATACAACCACTACTAAGAGATGCTTTAGGCTAA